GATGCACATTTTTTGCTTGCGAGTGTTAATTTGCAAAAAGGCGAGGTGCCAGTCGTTGAATCAGAAATTGGCCTGGCAGTTCAGTTTGCTCTTGTGGCAAAAGACAAGATGCGCGAAACCGCCGCTGAATACCTGCTGGCAAATCAACTGGTGTTGCGCAACTTGCCTCTGGCGCTTGAACGTTGGGGAGAAAACCGCAATCCTGAAAACCAGAGTGACGATCTGTTCTTGCGCAGTTATATCAATGAATTTTTAATGTATACCTACTCCCTCACCAGTGATTTTGGTGCATCCGCAGGGCGTGGCATACAGGTATTTGAATTCGCCAGAAATTATGGGCAAAAGCGCCGCATGATCACTGCTGCCAGCAATATAGGTGATGCCTTTAACAGCATGAGTGATCATCAGTCGGCCTTGCACTGGATACAGGATGGACTCGATCTGGCCAGAGCAGCCGGATGGCCCAACAGCATAGCCAGTTGCCTGGTACAGATGTCAGAGACCCTGCGCAGACTTGGGCGCCTGGATGCTGCCAAGCAGATGCTTGAAAATGCCTTGCCCATACTTGCCAAAGTGGTTGGGGCACGTGCCCATTTACTGGCCTTGCGTTATCTCGGTGATTTGTCACTGGACATGGGGGACTATGCAACTGCGCTGACCAGTTTTCATGAATTGATTTCCTGGGCGGATAAAAAGAATCATCTGGATTTTCGCATAGGTTCACGCCGTGGTTATGCCAATGCCTTATCCATGCAAGGACAAGCCAAGGCGGCATTGGCTGTCGCGCTTGAAGCATTGACGCTGGCGCGCCAGAGTACTGATGGCTACCGGCATATTGAAGTCCTGCGTGTGCTCGCCGCTTTATACACGCGTCATAGCTTGCCCGAACCTGCACAAATGCAAGCTGCCAGCGCCTCCTTGCATTATCTGCGCATGGCACTTGACCTCGCTGACAATATCAGCGGATTTACCATACCCCCAGACCTGTATGAAGAAATTGCCCATGCCTATGCGGCTGCCGACAATTTTCGCCAGGCCTATGAATTTGGGCAACTGGCACTCATTGCCCGCGAAAAAAGTAACAAACTTGCTTCTGCAAACCGGCTCAATGCCATGCAACTGAGCCAGCAGACTGAGCGCATGAAGGCTGAGAGTGGACATCTGCGCCAACTGGCTGCAGCAGAAGCGCAACGTGCCAAAGTCTTGCAACAAACCAGCATCGTATTGGAAAAATTGGGAACCATAGGGCAGGAAATTACTGCCAGCCTGGATGCTGCGGCAGTCTTTGAAGCCTTGAATCGCCACGTGCACGACTTGCTGCATGTGACTGCCTTTGTCATCTATCTCATGGATGATGACCTGCAAAGCATGACCTCAGCCTTTGGTGTGGAAAATGGTATGCCTATAGAGCCAGATACCGTTTATATGTCCAGCCCGGTGTCCAACTCTGTGCGCTGCGTCAAAGAGCGCCGTGAAGTTGCCATAGAGCTGGCTGCCGAAGATGAATTGCCAGGTCTGATACCAGGTACTGAAATGGTGCACAGCATGCTGTTTGCGCCGCTGATCATCGGCGACAGGATACTGGGTGCGATGACCATACAATCTTCACGCCAGCATGTGTATGGCGACAGGGAGCGAATGATCTTTCGCTCGTTATGCGCGTATGGTGCTATTGCCCTTGGTAATGCTGATGCCTATATGCGTCTGCAAAAAACCCAGGAGCATTTGCTGGCGCAGGAAAAACTGGCTGCCCTGGGCTCGCTGGTTGCCGGTGTTGCGCATGAACTCAATACCCCCATAGGCAATTGCCTGCTGGTCGCCAGCACCTTGCAGGATGGTAGCCGCTACCTGAGCAGCAAGCTGGCAGGACAAAGCTTGCGACGCTCAGACTTGAATAATTTTTGTGAAGAAGTCAAAACCTCGTCAGAAATATTGATGCGTGGCCTGAGCAGTGCTGCGACCCTGGTCAGCAGCTTCAAACAGGTGGCGGTCGACCGCACTTCTGAACACAGGCGCAGCTTTGATCTGCGCCAGGTCTTGCATGACATTATCGCCACCCTGAATATACGCATTACCCAGACCGGTCACAGCATACAAGTCAATGTGCCATACAACATCCACATGGACAGCTATCCAGGCTCTCTGGGCCAGGTGATCAGCAACCTCGTGGAGAATTCTATCTTGCACGCCTTTGATAAAAGGCAGGCGGGCCGCATGGAAATCAATGTCAGCACGGTAGATGGGGAGCGCGTCCTGATCGTCTTTAGCGATGATGGCGAAGGCATACCCGAAGAAAACCAGAAACGAATTTTTGACCCGTTCTTTACCACCAAACTGGGGCAGGGAGGCAGTGGCCTTGGCCTCAACATTTGTTACAACATTACCACTTCGATTTTGCACGGGCAACTCAGCGTTAAAAGCAGTCTTGGGGCTGGAACCAGTTTTTATCTCGATTTACCTCTGGTCGTATGAGTTTTATTTGAGTTTTATCAGGATTTGTGAAATAACAATAATTGTAGAAAACAGTATGCACAAAGTCAGGTTTTCAGAAAAAATCGACGCTTGAATTTGATCCTTGTCAAGCATCCTTTTTTTGTTGCACTTACTTGAAAATCTGAACGAATTCACCTATTGTGCAATGCACCAATAATAACAAGGTACACAATTGGCTAATCAACACACAAAAAGCAGCCTTGCAGGCTTGACCCTGGCTGCTGTCGGCATCGTCTATGGCGATATAGGTACTAGTCCTCTTTACACGATGAAAGAGGTGTTTTCAAAAGAACATGGTCTCCCCCTGAATGAGGCGAATATTTTCGGCGTGGTTTCGCTTATCGTCTGGGGCCTGCTGGTCATTGTCGCCATTAAATATGTAACGCTCATACTCAGGGCAGATAACCGTGGTGAAGGCGGTATTATGGCCTTGACTGCTTTGGCTCTGGAGTCAGTGGGTAAATCGTCAAAATGGCATTTTACGTTGCTTGTTTTGGGACTGTTTGGTGCCGCACTATTTTATGGGGACGGCGTCATTACTCCTGCCATATCGGTGCTTTCTGCAATAGAGGGATTGGAAGTTGCAACCCCCGCTTTCACACCCTATGTGGTACCCATCACTTTGGTCGTCTTGCTGCTGTTGTATTCTGTGCAATACAAGGGCACTGCTGGCATAGGCAAGTGGTTCGGCCCCATTATGGTGATCTGGTTCATCGTGCTTGCCGGTATGGGTTTGTATAATATCGCCAAGATGCCCGGAATACTCTGGGCCTTAAATCCTGCACATGCATTTCATTTTCTGACAGAATATAAATGGCTGGCTTTCCTGGCTTTGGGTGCAGTCGTGTTGGCATTTACCGGTGCAGAAGCCTTGTACGCAGACATGGGCCATTTTGGTAGCAAGCCCATACGTGCAGCCTGGTTCATGATTGTATTTCCATCCCTGGGTTTGAATTACCTTGGCCAGGGGGCATTGTTGCTTGGCACTCCTGAAGCCGTCAGCAATCCTTTTTACCAGCAACTGGGTGCATGGAGTGTATATCCGCTGGTGATTTTATCGACGATAGCGACAGTGATCGCGTCGCAGGCAACAATTTCTGGCACCTTCTCTATGACCAAGCAGGCAATTTCGCTGGGTATTATGCCGCGCATGGAGATTGTTCATACATCATCAAAAGAAATAGGCCAGATATATATTCCTGCGGTTAACTGGTTGCAGCTGGCAGTTGTGGTTGCTGCAGTGATTGGTTTTGGTTCGTCTTCCAGTTTGGCGTCGGCCTACGGTATTGCCGTCACTGGTACGATGCTGGTCACTTCGCTCCTGACTTTCTTCGTGATTCGTTATGGTTGGAAATATAACCCCTTCCTTTGTTTCGCGGCGACAGGCTTTTTCCTGTTCATTGACGTAGCACTTTTCTCTGCCAATGCCTTGAAGTTCTTCCATGGTGGTTGGTTCCCTGTTGTCTTGGGTATAGTAATGTTCACCCTGATGATGACCTGGAAGCGTGGCCGCGAATTGGTATTCGACAATTTGAAAAAGCATGCGATTCCATTGGAAGACTTCCTCGAATCCCTGTTTGTTTCTCCTCCAGTGCGTGTCGCAGGTACTGCAATCTTCCTGCGTGGCGAGGCCGATGGTGTGCCGCATGCGTTATTGCACAATCTTTCGCATAACAAGATATTGCATGAACGTGTGATTTTCCTGACCCTGCATAATCGTGAAATTCCCTGGGTGCCTTTCTCGGAAAGGATCAAGGTCAGTGACCTGGGAAATGCCTGTCATCAGATTGACGTCTATTATGGCTTCAAGAATGAGCCGGATATCCCGGGTGCCCTGGCGCTGTGCGCGCCCTATGGCCTGACTTTCGAGCCTTTGGAAACCTCTTACTTCATTTCACGTCAGACCATCATCTCCAGCC
This is a stretch of genomic DNA from Undibacterium sp. KW1. It encodes these proteins:
- a CDS encoding ATP-binding protein, yielding MDIFVTNDEVEQWERELPGLRGMELLDLQLKLAWHLRQRDTLRALKLAQATENLTGELFPSDDSDAGSPARLIRARLLLIRAEAAWLFGEFDQAAQLSVQSLELSTGNSSDLAACCTADAHFLLASVNLQKGEVPVVESEIGLAVQFALVAKDKMRETAAEYLLANQLVLRNLPLALERWGENRNPENQSDDLFLRSYINEFLMYTYSLTSDFGASAGRGIQVFEFARNYGQKRRMITAASNIGDAFNSMSDHQSALHWIQDGLDLARAAGWPNSIASCLVQMSETLRRLGRLDAAKQMLENALPILAKVVGARAHLLALRYLGDLSLDMGDYATALTSFHELISWADKKNHLDFRIGSRRGYANALSMQGQAKAALAVALEALTLARQSTDGYRHIEVLRVLAALYTRHSLPEPAQMQAASASLHYLRMALDLADNISGFTIPPDLYEEIAHAYAAADNFRQAYEFGQLALIAREKSNKLASANRLNAMQLSQQTERMKAESGHLRQLAAAEAQRAKVLQQTSIVLEKLGTIGQEITASLDAAAVFEALNRHVHDLLHVTAFVIYLMDDDLQSMTSAFGVENGMPIEPDTVYMSSPVSNSVRCVKERREVAIELAAEDELPGLIPGTEMVHSMLFAPLIIGDRILGAMTIQSSRQHVYGDRERMIFRSLCAYGAIALGNADAYMRLQKTQEHLLAQEKLAALGSLVAGVAHELNTPIGNCLLVASTLQDGSRYLSSKLAGQSLRRSDLNNFCEEVKTSSEILMRGLSSAATLVSSFKQVAVDRTSEHRRSFDLRQVLHDIIATLNIRITQTGHSIQVNVPYNIHMDSYPGSLGQVISNLVENSILHAFDKRQAGRMEINVSTVDGERVLIVFSDDGEGIPEENQKRIFDPFFTTKLGQGGSGLGLNICYNITTSILHGQLSVKSSLGAGTSFYLDLPLVV
- a CDS encoding potassium transporter Kup → MANQHTKSSLAGLTLAAVGIVYGDIGTSPLYTMKEVFSKEHGLPLNEANIFGVVSLIVWGLLVIVAIKYVTLILRADNRGEGGIMALTALALESVGKSSKWHFTLLVLGLFGAALFYGDGVITPAISVLSAIEGLEVATPAFTPYVVPITLVVLLLLYSVQYKGTAGIGKWFGPIMVIWFIVLAGMGLYNIAKMPGILWALNPAHAFHFLTEYKWLAFLALGAVVLAFTGAEALYADMGHFGSKPIRAAWFMIVFPSLGLNYLGQGALLLGTPEAVSNPFYQQLGAWSVYPLVILSTIATVIASQATISGTFSMTKQAISLGIMPRMEIVHTSSKEIGQIYIPAVNWLQLAVVVAAVIGFGSSSSLASAYGIAVTGTMLVTSLLTFFVIRYGWKYNPFLCFAATGFFLFIDVALFSANALKFFHGGWFPVVLGIVMFTLMMTWKRGRELVFDNLKKHAIPLEDFLESLFVSPPVRVAGTAIFLRGEADGVPHALLHNLSHNKILHERVIFLTLHNREIPWVPFSERIKVSDLGNACHQIDVYYGFKNEPDIPGALALCAPYGLTFEPLETSYFISRQTIISSPGSGMAAWRESVFVAMSRIARDAADFYQIPSNRVIEVGSQVEI